The following proteins are co-located in the Solanum pennellii chromosome 1, SPENNV200 genome:
- the LOC107002168 gene encoding 21 kDa protein-like, with protein sequence MEKLVLPLILLFIFSIFIVESSAIVPKFIESQCKHTRYPGLCVSSLATHLNPTSEDPQEIAQAALKVSIVKAIYTKNYLQIASKELKQKKAKEYQAVKDCLDQISDSVSQLTNSFKEFEHMKSEEYSERDFAWCQSNVQTWLSTVLTDTYICMDGFYGYPMSGKMMAMIKARVLNVAQVTSNTLVLFNGFAAWHRDNSNGGFKSKP encoded by the coding sequence atggaaaaacttGTTCTTcccctaattttacttttcattttttctatctTTATTGTTGAATCAAGTGCGATCGTACCTAAATTCATAGAGTCACAATGTAAGCACACTCGTTATCCAGGTCTATGTGTGAGTTCATTAGCAACACATTTAAATCCAACTTCAGAAGATCCTCAAGAAATAGCTCAAGCTGCTTTAAAAGTGAGTATAGTTAAGGCAATATACACAAAGAATTACTTGCAAATAGCATCAAaagaattgaaacaaaaaaaggctAAGGAATATCAAGCGGTTAAAGATTGTTTAGATCAAATATCAGACAGTGTTTCTCAGCTTACAAATTCATTCAAAGAGTTTGAACACATGAAGAGTGAAGAATATAGTGAAAGGGATTTTGCTTGGTGTCAAAGTAATGTGCAAACTTGGCTAAGTACTGTATTGACTGATACTTATATTTGTATGGATGGGTTTTATGGGTACCCAATGAGTGGTAAAATGATGGCTATGATTAAAGCTAGGGTACTTAATGTTGCACAAGTTACTAGCAATACTTTGGTTTTGTTTAATGGATTTGCAGCTTGGCATAGAGATAATTCTAATGGTGGCTTTAAAAGTAAACCTTAA